From Gimesia panareensis, the proteins below share one genomic window:
- a CDS encoding FoF1 ATP synthase subunit delta/epsilon — protein sequence MAQEFRLLLVTPETTLLDQSIQSLRCTLFDGQIGILPGRMPMVGRLGFGELVFESGEGNENRYFVDGGFLQVKGSVISVLTEQAIPVSQLNAEEAEKQLEEALSQTAIGDDQCLARERDQDRARAMVALAHQK from the coding sequence ATGGCTCAAGAATTTCGTCTGTTATTAGTCACTCCGGAAACGACTCTGCTGGATCAGTCCATCCAGAGCCTGCGTTGTACTCTGTTTGACGGTCAAATCGGAATTCTCCCCGGTCGGATGCCTATGGTAGGTCGTCTGGGATTTGGCGAACTGGTGTTCGAATCCGGTGAAGGAAATGAAAACCGCTACTTTGTCGATGGCGGGTTCCTGCAGGTTAAGGGTTCGGTGATCTCAGTCCTGACCGAACAGGCGATTCCTGTCAGCCAGCTGAATGCCGAGGAAGCGGAGAAGCAGCTCGAAGAAGCCCTCTCTCAAACCGCAATCGGCGACGATCAGTGCCTCGCCCGCGAACGGGATCAGGATCGTGCCCGGGCGATGGTAGCACTGGCTCATCAGAAATAA
- the atpD gene encoding F0F1 ATP synthase subunit beta gives MATTEASTTSSVGKITQIIGSTFDAEFPEHQLPEIYNALTVNETIKGVEIKVTGEVQQHLGGGRVRCVALGSTDGMVRGMNVNDTGAPVSVPVGKGTLGRVFNLLGDPVDGRGAVETDEHWPIHRKAPALENLSAKTELFETGIKVVDLLTPFVRGGKAGLFGGAGLGKTVILTELIARIASAHGGYSVFAGVGERTREGNDLWLEMQETKIGQTDRSVIEQTCMVFGQMNEPPGARLRVALSALTMAEWFRDTTGTDTLLFVDNIFRFSQAGSEVSALLGRMPSAVGYQPTLGTELGELQERITSTKNGAITSVQAVYVPADDPTDPAPATAFSHLDAFIYLERKISEKGIYPAIDPLASSSRILDPQYVGERHYRVAREVQQTLQRYRELQDIIAILGVDELSEEDKLIVHRARRIERFLSQPFLVAEVFTGKEGKITPLEDTIRSFEEICAGKWDHLPEAAFMYVGAVEEAEEQAKKMAEK, from the coding sequence ATGGCGACAACCGAAGCCAGTACAACAAGTTCAGTTGGCAAAATCACTCAGATCATTGGATCTACGTTTGATGCTGAGTTTCCCGAGCATCAGTTGCCGGAAATCTACAACGCTTTGACTGTCAATGAAACCATCAAAGGTGTTGAGATCAAAGTGACCGGGGAAGTTCAGCAGCACCTGGGTGGCGGTCGTGTCCGCTGTGTGGCTCTGGGTTCTACCGACGGTATGGTCCGCGGGATGAACGTGAATGATACCGGAGCTCCCGTATCGGTGCCCGTCGGTAAGGGAACCCTGGGACGCGTCTTCAACCTGCTGGGCGATCCCGTTGATGGACGCGGTGCTGTCGAAACCGATGAGCACTGGCCGATCCACCGGAAAGCGCCTGCCCTGGAAAACCTGAGTGCCAAAACCGAGCTGTTCGAAACCGGGATCAAAGTGGTCGACCTGCTGACCCCGTTCGTGCGTGGTGGTAAAGCCGGACTGTTCGGTGGTGCCGGTCTGGGTAAGACCGTGATTCTGACCGAGTTGATCGCCCGTATCGCCAGTGCCCACGGTGGTTACTCCGTGTTCGCCGGTGTGGGTGAACGGACCCGTGAAGGAAACGACCTCTGGCTGGAAATGCAGGAAACCAAGATTGGCCAGACCGATCGCTCCGTGATTGAGCAGACCTGCATGGTGTTTGGTCAGATGAACGAGCCGCCTGGTGCCCGTCTGCGTGTCGCTCTGTCCGCTCTGACGATGGCAGAATGGTTCCGTGACACCACCGGTACCGATACCCTGCTCTTCGTCGACAACATCTTCCGTTTCTCTCAGGCTGGATCGGAAGTATCCGCACTCCTGGGACGTATGCCTTCCGCTGTGGGTTATCAGCCGACACTGGGTACCGAGCTGGGAGAACTGCAGGAACGAATTACTTCGACCAAGAACGGGGCGATCACCAGTGTGCAGGCTGTGTATGTACCTGCAGACGACCCGACCGACCCTGCACCGGCAACTGCCTTCTCCCACCTGGACGCGTTCATTTACCTGGAACGTAAGATCTCGGAAAAAGGGATTTACCCGGCCATCGATCCGCTGGCTTCTTCCAGTCGTATTCTGGACCCGCAGTATGTGGGTGAGCGTCACTACCGGGTCGCTCGTGAAGTACAGCAGACTCTGCAGCGTTATCGCGAACTGCAGGACATCATCGCGATTCTCGGTGTCGATGAATTGAGCGAAGAAGACAAACTGATTGTGCACCGTGCCCGCCGTATCGAGCGGTTCCTGTCACAGCCGTTCCTCGTGGCGGAAGTCTTCACTGGTAAGGAAGGTAAGATCACCCCGCTGGAAGACACCATTCGCAGCTTTGAAGAAATCTGTGCCGGTAAGTGGGATCACCTGCCGGAAGCCGCCTTCATGTATGTGGGTGCGGTGGAAGAAGCCGAAGAACAAGCCAAGAAAATGGCTGAGAAATAA
- the atpG gene encoding ATP synthase F1 subunit gamma codes for MAKARAIVKRLKAVKNIRKITRTMELIATARFKKAMDRAAEAAAYTKKISELVADLSQANLEFHHPLLEKHETEKNAVLLVLTSNRGLCGGYNTGVLKQALKRYQNLQANGQNVRLEVSGKRGISFLKFQGISADATYTHFEDRPTFEEVDELASRYITEYIEGKIDRLDVAYTEFVSSSRQEAVIHSLLPIGALEASESETSESYDYEFLPSAQEILEEIVPTAFKARLFKCFLDAAVSEQIARMVAMKGATENANEMVGTLSAQYNRARQTQITSEILEIIGGAAALE; via the coding sequence ATGGCCAAAGCACGTGCCATCGTCAAACGACTAAAGGCAGTTAAAAACATCCGTAAGATCACACGGACCATGGAACTGATCGCCACCGCGCGATTTAAGAAAGCCATGGACCGTGCTGCGGAAGCGGCTGCCTATACAAAAAAGATTTCCGAGCTTGTCGCAGACCTGTCCCAGGCAAACCTGGAGTTCCATCATCCCCTGCTGGAGAAACACGAAACCGAAAAGAACGCAGTTTTGCTCGTGCTGACTTCCAACCGGGGATTATGTGGCGGTTACAATACCGGCGTGCTGAAACAGGCGTTGAAACGTTACCAGAATTTGCAGGCGAACGGTCAGAATGTGCGTCTGGAAGTTTCCGGGAAACGCGGCATCAGCTTTTTGAAGTTCCAGGGCATTTCGGCTGACGCCACTTATACACACTTCGAAGATCGTCCGACCTTTGAAGAAGTGGATGAACTGGCCAGCCGCTACATTACGGAATACATCGAAGGCAAGATCGATCGACTCGACGTTGCCTACACCGAGTTTGTGTCTTCCTCTCGTCAGGAAGCAGTCATTCACTCTCTGCTGCCGATCGGTGCCCTGGAAGCATCGGAATCCGAAACTTCAGAGAGTTACGATTACGAGTTTCTTCCGTCCGCTCAGGAAATCCTGGAAGAAATCGTACCAACAGCCTTTAAGGCTCGTTTATTTAAATGCTTCCTCGATGCAGCGGTCAGTGAGCAGATTGCCCGTATGGTAGCCATGAAGGGAGCCACAGAGAACGCCAATGAAATGGTGGGAACTCTGTCTGCTCAGTATAACCGTGCACGACAGACCCAGATTACGTCGGAAATTCTCGAAATCATCGGTGGGGCAGCTGCCCTGGAGTAG
- the atpA gene encoding F0F1 ATP synthase subunit alpha gives MKFKADEIASVIQKEIEDFRGEIETSEVGRVLEVGDGIARVYGLSSAMSGEMVEFSNGVRGQVFNLEENSVGIIIFGDYLSIAEGDEVRSTGALLSVPVSDNLLGRVIDPLGVPLDGKGPIVATESRPLEVAAPGVAARQPVKQPLATGIKAIDAMTPIGRGQRELIIGDRKTGKTAIAIDTILNQKGKDVVCVYVGCGQRSASIAGVVAQLEEHGAMDYTVVVAASSSDPAPLQYIAPYAGAAIAEYYMYQGKHTLVVYDDLSKQAQAYRQLSLLMRRPPGREAYPGDVFYCHSRLLERSARLSDELGGGSMTALPIIETLEGEVSAYIPTNVISITDGQIYLEPDLFFAGIRPAINVGISVSRVGGNAQTKATKSVSGSLRLDLAAFRELEAFAQMGTELDKATQAQLDRGYRMVELLKQPQFKPMAMADQVVSLFAGTKGYLDQVPINQVQEAENEMLQFIHDQYPEITDKITETGQLEDDTVEQLKSVLTTFIEQYLRKNA, from the coding sequence ATGAAATTCAAAGCGGACGAGATCGCTTCAGTTATCCAGAAGGAAATTGAAGACTTTCGCGGCGAAATCGAAACCAGTGAAGTGGGACGGGTCCTGGAAGTGGGCGATGGTATCGCACGCGTCTATGGACTGTCTTCAGCCATGTCTGGTGAAATGGTTGAGTTTTCCAATGGTGTACGTGGCCAGGTCTTCAACCTTGAAGAAAATTCGGTCGGTATCATCATCTTCGGTGATTACCTTTCGATTGCCGAAGGGGATGAAGTACGCAGCACAGGTGCCCTGCTCTCCGTGCCCGTGAGTGACAACCTGCTGGGCCGGGTGATTGACCCGCTGGGGGTACCACTGGATGGAAAAGGCCCGATTGTGGCTACTGAATCCAGACCGCTGGAAGTTGCCGCTCCCGGCGTCGCAGCCCGTCAGCCTGTGAAACAGCCTCTGGCCACCGGTATCAAGGCAATCGATGCCATGACCCCGATCGGACGGGGTCAGCGCGAGCTGATCATCGGAGACCGGAAGACCGGTAAGACCGCCATCGCCATCGATACGATCCTGAACCAGAAGGGGAAGGACGTTGTCTGTGTCTATGTTGGCTGTGGTCAGCGGTCCGCCAGTATTGCCGGTGTGGTAGCCCAGTTGGAAGAGCACGGCGCAATGGACTACACCGTTGTCGTTGCCGCCTCTTCGAGTGACCCTGCTCCGCTGCAGTACATCGCTCCCTACGCTGGTGCCGCAATTGCCGAATACTATATGTACCAGGGCAAACACACGCTGGTGGTTTACGATGACCTGTCCAAACAGGCTCAGGCTTATCGCCAGCTGTCACTGCTGATGCGTCGTCCTCCCGGACGTGAAGCTTATCCGGGTGACGTATTCTACTGTCACAGCCGTCTGCTGGAACGGTCTGCCCGTCTGAGTGATGAACTGGGTGGCGGTTCGATGACTGCTCTGCCGATCATCGAAACACTGGAAGGGGAAGTATCCGCGTACATTCCCACCAACGTGATTTCGATCACCGACGGTCAGATCTACCTGGAACCCGACCTGTTCTTCGCCGGGATTCGTCCCGCGATTAACGTGGGTATCAGTGTGTCTCGCGTGGGTGGTAACGCTCAGACGAAAGCAACCAAGAGTGTTTCCGGTAGTCTGCGTCTTGACCTGGCGGCCTTCCGTGAACTGGAAGCCTTCGCCCAGATGGGTACCGAACTGGACAAAGCAACTCAAGCCCAGCTGGACCGCGGTTACCGCATGGTCGAACTGCTGAAGCAACCGCAGTTCAAGCCGATGGCGATGGCCGACCAGGTGGTCAGTCTGTTCGCGGGAACTAAAGGTTACCTCGACCAGGTGCCAATCAACCAGGTACAGGAAGCTGAAAACGAGATGCTGCAGTTCATCCATGACCAGTATCCGGAAATTACAGATAAGATCACTGAAACCGGACAGCTGGAAGACGACACGGTCGAACAGCTCAAATCGGTACTGACGACCTTTATCGAGCAGTATCTGCGTAAAAACGCGTAG
- the atpH gene encoding ATP synthase F1 subunit delta: protein MNDQEQVKARIPSVMDDPGAISVAKVYAKAFLGSISEAEKDSTLEEFAEFLNAVLVQYPEFGKMLTTRSLNKEESLKLIDRAIAPHASELLTNFLRVLGRHERLDLLQQIYKQINKLRDAEAGKKAVVVKSATELSEGILNSIQQRLNESLGFIPVLQASIDQSVLGGLVIQVDDTVYDGSLRTRLKQLRGRLDNRSIHEIQSGRDRFSYPEGN from the coding sequence GTGAACGATCAGGAACAAGTCAAAGCTCGGATTCCCAGTGTGATGGATGACCCTGGTGCCATTTCGGTGGCCAAGGTCTATGCCAAAGCATTTCTGGGTTCAATCTCCGAGGCAGAGAAAGACTCCACCCTTGAGGAGTTTGCTGAATTTCTGAATGCCGTTCTGGTCCAGTACCCCGAATTCGGAAAAATGCTCACCACTCGATCGCTCAATAAAGAAGAATCTTTAAAGCTGATCGATCGGGCGATTGCCCCGCATGCATCGGAACTTCTCACGAACTTCCTGCGTGTGCTGGGACGGCATGAGCGACTGGATCTGTTACAGCAGATTTACAAACAGATCAATAAACTGCGAGATGCTGAAGCCGGCAAAAAGGCCGTTGTGGTTAAGTCGGCGACAGAACTCTCGGAAGGTATTTTAAACAGCATTCAACAGCGTTTGAATGAATCGCTGGGATTCATCCCGGTATTGCAAGCATCCATAGACCAGTCCGTACTAGGCGGCCTGGTGATTCAGGTTGATGACACAGTTTATGATGGTTCTCTGCGGACTCGATTGAAACAATTACGAGGACGTTTAGACAATAGGAGCATTCATGAAATTCAAAGCGGACGAGATCGCTTCAGTTATCCAGAAGGAAATTGA
- the atpF gene encoding F0F1 ATP synthase subunit B translates to MFKSLFTNRCIIMLFIIGGVILGSGLIGADATLFAAEDAGHHSGPPLGWKTDLALWSFIVFVAFIIVLRAFAWGPLIEALDARELRVVNAINEAESKQRESEELVKEHAQKIEAAQDEIQAMMVEARSDADRIKQDILEQARQEAESIKTHAVEEIERARELALKDLFDQMNSRVIDATEHVLGRALNDSDRDRLVEEALSQISGSSN, encoded by the coding sequence ATGTTTAAAAGTCTTTTTACCAACCGATGCATCATCATGCTGTTTATTATTGGTGGCGTGATATTGGGCAGTGGACTGATTGGCGCGGACGCAACGCTGTTTGCCGCTGAAGATGCCGGTCATCATTCAGGCCCGCCATTGGGATGGAAGACCGACCTGGCACTGTGGTCATTCATTGTCTTCGTCGCATTTATCATCGTCCTGCGGGCATTTGCCTGGGGACCGCTGATCGAAGCCCTGGATGCCCGCGAACTGAGAGTCGTAAACGCAATCAATGAAGCAGAATCAAAGCAGCGTGAGTCAGAAGAGCTTGTCAAGGAACATGCTCAGAAGATTGAGGCGGCTCAGGACGAAATCCAGGCGATGATGGTCGAGGCTCGTTCTGATGCAGATCGCATCAAGCAGGACATTCTCGAACAGGCACGTCAGGAAGCGGAGTCTATCAAGACGCACGCTGTCGAGGAAATTGAACGCGCCCGGGAACTGGCTTTGAAAGATCTGTTCGATCAGATGAACAGCCGGGTAATTGATGCGACAGAACATGTGCTGGGACGAGCCCTCAATGATTCCGATCGCGATCGGCTTGTTGAAGAAGCCCTGTCTCAGATTTCGGGCAGTTCGAACTGA
- a CDS encoding ATP synthase F0 subunit C, giving the protein MAQEGSGAISLGALGAGVTIIGAGFGIGKIGASAVEAIARQPEAGGKIQTAMIIAAALIEGATFFALIICMS; this is encoded by the coding sequence ATGGCACAAGAAGGTAGTGGTGCAATTTCACTGGGAGCCCTCGGTGCGGGTGTCACAATTATCGGTGCCGGATTCGGTATTGGTAAGATCGGTGCTTCTGCTGTAGAAGCCATCGCACGTCAGCCAGAAGCTGGTGGTAAGATTCAGACCGCGATGATTATTGCAGCTGCGTTGATCGAAGGTGCTACCTTCTTCGCACTCATCATCTGCATGTCCTAA
- the atpB gene encoding F0F1 ATP synthase subunit A, protein MAAGHADKFHHVRDFGHFELPSGYHLQLPEIFGMQITKFMLLQLVAVVFLFFVFRGLAKRAAGGQVVTGRWWNFWESIVIYMRDEVVRPTIGEGHHHDDDHDHGHHQEGPAVGHPADKYLPFVLSCFFYVLVCNLLGAIPWLGSATGELNVTMALAFTTFCAVIMYGSREQGVIRFWLSLAPSMELPMALKVILLPMIWVIELAGFLIKHAVLAIRLFANIMAGHTVIAVFLGFIAMTADTGMWAIVMPSSIIAQILVGLLELFVAFLQAYVFAFLATLFIGAAVNPH, encoded by the coding sequence ATGGCCGCAGGTCACGCTGACAAATTTCATCATGTTCGCGATTTCGGGCATTTCGAACTCCCCTCCGGGTATCATTTGCAACTGCCTGAGATTTTTGGAATGCAGATTACGAAATTCATGCTGTTGCAGCTGGTGGCAGTCGTCTTTCTGTTCTTCGTATTCCGGGGGCTGGCCAAACGGGCTGCCGGCGGACAGGTTGTCACCGGTCGCTGGTGGAATTTCTGGGAATCGATCGTGATCTACATGCGGGACGAAGTGGTGCGCCCGACGATTGGTGAAGGACATCACCACGACGATGATCACGATCACGGACATCATCAGGAAGGTCCTGCCGTGGGGCATCCTGCTGATAAATACCTGCCCTTCGTGCTCTCCTGTTTCTTCTACGTTCTGGTCTGTAACCTGTTGGGGGCGATTCCCTGGCTGGGTTCCGCGACCGGTGAATTGAACGTGACCATGGCGCTGGCGTTTACCACGTTTTGTGCCGTCATCATGTATGGCTCCCGTGAGCAGGGAGTGATTCGTTTCTGGCTGTCGCTGGCCCCCTCCATGGAGCTGCCGATGGCATTAAAAGTAATCCTGTTACCCATGATCTGGGTGATTGAGCTGGCAGGTTTTTTGATTAAACATGCCGTACTGGCAATTCGATTGTTTGCCAACATCATGGCCGGGCATACGGTGATCGCCGTCTTCCTCGGATTCATTGCCATGACTGCGGATACTGGTATGTGGGCGATCGTCATGCCCTCCAGTATTATTGCACAGATTTTAGTTGGCTTGCTGGAACTGTTTGTAGCGTTTCTGCAGGCATATGTTTTTGCGTTTCTTGCAACACTGTTTATCGGGGCTGCTGTCAATCCTCACTAG